In one window of Arachis ipaensis cultivar K30076 chromosome B06, Araip1.1, whole genome shotgun sequence DNA:
- the LOC110263873 gene encoding peroxisomal and mitochondrial division factor 2-like — protein sequence MMVEAAELRKMLLEMESKVELLEREVEFLKKDKSENEEKIRVLEKKIGALERKDVDERNKWTRIEKELREKIQEKENEGLELGQKTKEVESFANSKSSDMEE from the coding sequence ATGATGGTTGAGGCTGCTGAGCTCAGGAAGATGCTACTGGAGATGGAATCCAAGGTGGAATTGCTGGAGCGAGAAGTTGAATTCCTAAAGAAGGACAAATCTGAGAATGAAGAGAAAATTAGAGTTTTGGAGAAGAAAATTGGGGCTCTAGAGAGAAAAGATGTTGATGAGAGGAACAAGTGGACTAGGATTGAAAAGGAGTTGAGGGAGAAGATTCAAGAGAAGGAAAATGAGGGTTTGGAATTAGGGCAGAAGACTAAGGAAGTGGAGAGTTTTGCAAATTCGAAGAGTTCGGATATGGAGGAGTGA
- the LOC107645287 gene encoding B-box zinc finger protein 20 → MKIQCDVCSKDEASVFCTADEAALCNGCDHRVHHANKLASKHQRFSLLRLSTKQNFPLCDVCKERRAYVFCQQDRAILCKDCDIPIHSANEHTKKHTRFLVTGVKLSDSAKLYSAATTPPSPLIGSNSSSDSNSKASQVPKSLVSEPTSSAASTGLPPIKGGSLVGAAEEDASTSTRSISEYLIETIPGWQVEDFLDSSTVPFGFSKGGDEMFSVFDGEIDGNMYAFSTMEKMGMWVPQAPPPPPPPPLVYPSQFCEAKDVTNNNIKGSISRSRLADDNFIVPQINLQSNNTKRPRYLW, encoded by the exons ATGAAGATCCAGTGCGACGTGTGTAGCAAGGACGAGGCATCGGTGTTCTGCACCGCCGATGAAGCCGCCCTATGCAACGGCTGCGACCACCGTGTCCACCATGCCAACAAGCTCGCATCCAAACACCAACGCTTCTCTCTTCTCCGTCTCTCCACAAAGCAAAACTTCCCTCTCTGTGATGTTTGCAAG GAGAGAAGGGCCTATGTGTTCTGCCAGCAAGATAGAGCGATTCTATGCAAAGATTGTGATATTCCAATTCATTCTGCAAATGAACACACAAAGAAGCATACTAGATTCCTTGTCACCGGTGTTAAACTCTCGGATTCTGCTAAACTCTATTCAGCCGCCACTACTcctccttctcctttgattggaAGTAATAGTAGTAGTGACTCTAATTCCAAAGCTTCTCAGGTACCAAAATCTTTGGTATCTGAGCCGACTTCTTCAGCAGCATCAACCGGGCTTCCCCCAATTAAGGGAGGAAGCTTGGTTGGTGCTGCTGAAGAAGACGCTTCCACGAGTACTCGCAGCATATCTGAGTACTTGATAGAGACTATACCTGGCTGGCAAGTTGAAGACTTTCTTGATTCATCAACTGTTCCCTTTGGTTTCTCTAAG GGTGGTGATGAGATGTTTTCAGTGTTTGACGGTGAAATTGATGGAAATATGTATGCATTTTCAACAATGGAGAAGATGGGGATGTGGGTTCCTCAAGCaccaccgccaccaccaccaccacctcttgTATATCCTTCACAATTTTGTGAGGCAAAAGATGTCACCAACAACAACATCAAAGGTAGCATCAGCAGATCAAGGTTGGCGGATGATAATTTCATTGTCCCTCAGATTAATCTTCAATCCAACAACACCAAGAGACCAAGATATCTATGGTAG